In one window of Rhizobium sp. ACO-34A DNA:
- a CDS encoding cobalt-precorrin-6A reductase → MSSAGRPDMPEKILILGGTAEAADLAARLVAEGKVDVLTSLAGRTANPAPIAGTIRIGGFGGVEGLARFLTENHIDRVIDATHPFATRISENARLACTSAGISLERLDRPSWVREDKDRWIEVATLEEAAAALPGGARTFLALGRQYLSAFETRDDCHFVIRMVDPPQKTLGFRDFELILGKPSADPRSEAELLKRHRITHLVCRNSGGNAGYGKILAARELSLPVVMIRR, encoded by the coding sequence ATGTCATCGGCCGGGCGCCCTGACATGCCGGAGAAGATCCTGATCCTTGGCGGTACGGCGGAGGCCGCCGATCTTGCAGCCAGACTGGTCGCCGAGGGGAAGGTGGATGTCCTGACTTCGCTTGCAGGCCGCACCGCCAACCCCGCCCCGATTGCCGGCACCATCCGTATCGGCGGCTTCGGAGGCGTCGAAGGGCTGGCAAGATTTCTGACCGAAAACCATATCGACCGGGTGATCGATGCCACCCACCCCTTCGCGACCCGGATTTCGGAAAACGCCCGCCTCGCCTGTACGAGCGCCGGGATATCGCTGGAGCGCCTCGACCGGCCATCATGGGTTCGCGAAGACAAGGACCGGTGGATCGAGGTGGCCACCCTGGAAGAAGCGGCGGCAGCATTGCCGGGCGGTGCCCGCACCTTCCTCGCGCTCGGTCGACAATACCTCTCCGCTTTCGAGACGCGCGACGATTGCCACTTCGTCATCCGCATGGTCGACCCGCCACAGAAGACGCTCGGCTTCCGGGATTTCGAACTGATCCTCGGCAAGCCCTCCGCAGATCCCCGCTCGGAGGCCGAATTGCTGAAACGGCATCGGATCACGCACCTCGTCTGCCGCAACTCCGGCGGTAATGCCGGTTACGGCAAGATCCTTGCAGCCCGTGAACTGTCGCTTCCGGTGGTGATGATAAGGCGCTGA
- a CDS encoding uroporphyrinogen-III C-methyltransferase: MSFDPFSNLPSMMPGHVWLAGAGPGDPGLLTLLAAKALSEADVIVHDALVNEDCLKLARAGAELEYAGKRGGKPSARQRDISLRLVELAKEGRKVLRLKGGDPFVFGRGGEEALTLIEHGVPFRIVPGITAGIGGLAYAGIPVTHREINHAVTFLTGHDSSGVVPDRIDWEAIGRGSPVIVMYMAMKHIAAISANLIASGRSPDEPVAFVCDAATPAQKVLETTLGRVVEDVTASGLEPPAIVVVGEVVRLRPSLDWLGALSGRELLSDPFADRQRKDSA, from the coding sequence ATGAGTTTCGATCCCTTTTCCAATCTGCCTTCGATGATGCCCGGCCATGTCTGGCTGGCGGGCGCGGGCCCGGGCGATCCCGGTCTCCTGACGCTGCTTGCGGCAAAGGCTCTCAGCGAAGCGGATGTGATCGTCCATGATGCGCTGGTCAACGAGGATTGCCTGAAACTCGCGCGTGCCGGTGCAGAACTCGAATATGCGGGAAAGCGCGGCGGCAAGCCTTCCGCCAGGCAGCGCGACATTTCATTGCGGCTGGTCGAGCTTGCCAAGGAGGGCCGCAAGGTCCTGCGTCTCAAGGGCGGCGATCCTTTCGTCTTCGGTCGCGGTGGCGAGGAGGCGCTGACGCTGATCGAACATGGCGTGCCGTTCCGCATCGTTCCCGGCATTACCGCCGGCATCGGCGGTCTTGCCTATGCCGGCATTCCTGTCACCCATCGCGAGATCAATCACGCCGTCACCTTCCTGACGGGGCATGATTCCTCCGGCGTCGTTCCCGACCGGATCGACTGGGAGGCAATCGGACGCGGTTCGCCCGTCATCGTGATGTACATGGCGATGAAGCATATTGCCGCCATCAGCGCCAACCTGATTGCTTCGGGACGTTCGCCGGACGAGCCGGTTGCCTTTGTCTGCGATGCGGCGACGCCAGCGCAGAAGGTGCTGGAGACGACGCTCGGCCGGGTGGTGGAGGATGTCACCGCCTCCGGTCTCGAGCCACCTGCCATCGTCGTGGTCGGCGAGGTGGTGCGTCTCAGGCCTTCTCTCGACTGGCTCGGCGCATTATCAGGGCGTGAACTGCTCAGCGATCCGTTTGCCGACCGGCAAAGGAAGGACAGCGCATGA
- a CDS encoding cobyrinic acid a,c-diamide synthase (responsible for the amidation of carboxylic groups at position A and C of cobyrinic acid or hydrogenobrynic acid), translating into MSGLLIAAPSSGAGKTTVTLGLLRALKRNGYAIAPGKAGPDYIDPAFHAAASGETCLNFDPWGMRSELLLANAAIHRFGGKDLVIEAMMGLFDGAADGRGSAADLASILGLSIILVVDCAKTSHSIAALVSGFANFRIDTRVVGVILNRVGSDRHETMLREALGGIRMPVMGVIRSDASLHLPERHLGLVQAGEHGELEAFIDKAAATVEAGCDLDAIMRTARHIPDRASEANIDRLPPLGQKIAVARDVAFAFCYEHMLLGWRRRGAEISFFSPLANEPPSAEADAIYLPGGYPELHAGTLAAASVFRAGMLDATARGVKIYGECGGYMTLGEALVDGDGASHGMLGLLPVVTSYAQRKRHLGYRSLVPLTDFFMAPMSAHEFHYASIVSEGEADRLFAVEDALGADLGQVGLQRGNVAGSYMHLIDLASAEA; encoded by the coding sequence ATGAGCGGGCTCCTGATCGCAGCGCCGTCTTCCGGCGCAGGCAAGACGACCGTGACGCTCGGACTGCTCCGGGCGCTGAAGCGCAACGGCTATGCGATCGCCCCCGGCAAGGCCGGCCCCGATTACATCGATCCGGCGTTTCATGCGGCTGCGAGCGGAGAGACCTGTCTCAATTTTGACCCCTGGGGCATGCGCAGCGAATTGCTGCTCGCCAATGCCGCCATTCATCGTTTTGGCGGCAAGGACCTGGTGATCGAGGCGATGATGGGGCTGTTCGATGGAGCCGCCGACGGCCGTGGTTCGGCGGCCGATCTGGCGTCGATCCTCGGACTTTCCATCATCCTCGTGGTCGATTGCGCCAAGACGTCCCATTCGATTGCTGCGCTGGTCAGCGGCTTTGCCAATTTCCGCATTGATACCCGCGTCGTTGGTGTCATCCTCAACCGGGTCGGCAGCGACAGGCACGAGACGATGCTGCGCGAGGCGCTTGGCGGCATCCGCATGCCGGTCATGGGCGTCATCCGCAGCGATGCGTCGCTGCATCTGCCGGAGCGGCATCTCGGTCTCGTCCAGGCCGGTGAACACGGCGAGCTGGAAGCCTTCATCGACAAGGCCGCAGCGACCGTCGAGGCGGGCTGCGATCTCGATGCGATCATGCGCACGGCCCGACACATTCCCGACCGTGCGTCGGAAGCCAATATCGATCGCCTTCCGCCGCTCGGGCAGAAGATCGCCGTCGCGCGAGATGTCGCCTTCGCCTTCTGCTACGAGCACATGCTGCTCGGCTGGCGCCGGCGTGGAGCGGAAATCTCGTTCTTCTCACCGCTTGCCAATGAGCCCCCGTCAGCTGAAGCCGATGCGATCTATCTGCCGGGCGGCTATCCGGAATTGCATGCCGGGACGCTTGCCGCGGCCTCCGTTTTCCGGGCCGGAATGCTCGATGCGACAGCCCGCGGCGTGAAGATCTATGGCGAGTGCGGCGGCTACATGACGCTCGGCGAAGCGCTGGTCGATGGCGACGGCGCAAGCCACGGGATGCTCGGTCTCCTTCCCGTCGTCACCAGCTATGCCCAGCGCAAGCGCCATCTGGGGTATCGCTCGCTGGTGCCGCTGACGGATTTCTTCATGGCGCCGATGTCCGCGCATGAGTTCCATTATGCGTCGATCGTTTCCGAAGGCGAGGCCGACCGCCTGTTCGCGGTGGAGGACGCGCTCGGAGCGGATCTGGGGCAAGTGGGACTGCAACGCGGAAATGTCGCCGGTTCCTACATGCACCTGATCGATCTTGCGAGCGCCGAGGCATGA
- a CDS encoding cobalt-precorrin-5B (C(1))-methyltransferase has translation MTEAAKPASNTPAEGRTERPEGPLRTGWTTGACATAATKAALTALITGEFPDPVTIRLPRGEEPAFALAFETLGDGYAMAGIVKDAGDDPDVTHGATVIASVRPLPPGSGIRFAAGDGVGTVTRPGLPIPVGEAAINPVPRSMMSAEVMALCSEHGLAGDVEITISIPGGDEIARQTWNPRLGIIGGLSVLGTTGVVHPFSCAAWIHSIHRGIDVARAEGITHVLGATGSTSEKTAQLMYGLPDGALLDMGDFAGGLLKYLRAHPIPRLTIAGGFAKMAKLAQGALDLHSSRSQIDNNYFLSLSCVKNLDRSIKDRIKDTNTALEVFEIMKKNNINIAIPIAEGARHTAIETLRGAPVEVDVVVTDRQGNVIGRAP, from the coding sequence ATGACCGAAGCTGCGAAACCCGCATCGAACACCCCTGCAGAAGGCCGCACCGAACGGCCCGAAGGGCCTCTGCGTACGGGCTGGACCACAGGAGCCTGCGCGACGGCTGCCACCAAGGCGGCACTGACGGCACTGATAACCGGCGAATTCCCCGACCCGGTCACCATCCGGCTGCCACGCGGCGAGGAACCGGCCTTCGCGCTGGCCTTCGAGACCCTTGGCGACGGCTACGCAATGGCCGGCATCGTCAAGGATGCCGGAGACGATCCGGATGTCACTCATGGCGCAACGGTAATCGCCTCAGTGCGCCCCTTGCCGCCCGGAAGCGGTATCCGCTTTGCTGCCGGCGACGGGGTCGGCACCGTGACCCGTCCCGGCCTGCCGATCCCGGTCGGCGAAGCCGCGATCAATCCGGTGCCCCGTTCCATGATGTCGGCCGAGGTCATGGCGCTCTGTTCGGAACACGGGCTTGCGGGCGATGTGGAGATCACCATTTCCATTCCCGGCGGCGACGAGATCGCCCGCCAGACATGGAACCCGCGCCTCGGCATCATTGGCGGCCTATCCGTTCTCGGCACCACCGGAGTGGTGCATCCATTTTCCTGCGCCGCCTGGATCCATTCGATCCATCGCGGCATCGATGTCGCCCGCGCCGAAGGTATCACCCATGTTCTCGGCGCCACCGGTTCGACATCGGAAAAGACCGCTCAGCTCATGTACGGACTGCCGGATGGTGCGCTGCTCGACATGGGGGATTTCGCGGGTGGCCTGCTGAAATACCTGCGCGCGCATCCCATTCCCCGACTGACGATTGCCGGCGGTTTTGCCAAGATGGCCAAGCTCGCCCAAGGGGCGCTCGATCTTCATTCCTCGCGAAGTCAGATCGACAATAACTATTTTCTTTCATTATCTTGCGTAAAAAACCTGGACCGATCAATCAAAGACAGGATCAAGGACACCAACACTGCACTGGAAGTCTTTGAGATCATGAAAAAAAACAACATAAACATCGCCATTCCGATTGCTGAGGGCGCACGGCACACCGCCATCGAGACACTGCGCGGCGCACCGGTTGAAGTCGACGTGGTGGTGACGGACCGGCAAGGCAATGTCATCGGCCGGGCGCCCTGA